In a single window of the Rhizoctonia solani chromosome 16, complete sequence genome:
- a CDS encoding centromere protein Scm3: MNDRRRSRAELRKGAPAFVDDANTGRRTGKFIPTVQLDEDGFESIEGLFGSQAYAEEAATVVEYSYIEEEEEEGESMELTRIAENEDDMDDYDIPEVQRASCAHSVPLQHLCDDRSYTGPRLSWTITFPLLNDSPNLRNPHEQGLRLIPRRSHSLMRSSSPIAPDPEPEEEEEEEEPEPQPEPEKSRRRTISRRSTLGNGDHSVDMELDEPTLSVVQEQDEEIDVDVGSPPPPPPPLQSPTAASSVNKPASKTAQPPARTLTPTPPPPANDDMEEEIANGLAQLDAGGRRGRARTRASRQIRRKSQGQAKGQGQRQRKEAEMRKRTAKNHPRSLEQERARRMRMRGKPLLSLWVGGKSAISVIFSLEWWRGEKFVYGRSPDPEEGPLLVPLIRAIERPPKPRSRTIQKGTQERRKEDQGKKEEEDQELGEVGVFGAPRTQEDGLDEETEELGVVMDYATGREVERRIAFPVLDFQKIFGDSDYFAAGNVYTIANISQRDAYIFFAQSRKVLDDSEEPPPLPREKESLPTKAKAKVVAKK; the protein is encoded by the exons ATGAACGACCGCCGGCGGAGTAGGGCAGAGTTACGCAAGGGAGCTCCTGCATTCGTGGATGACGCCAATACAGGACG ACGGACAGGGAAATTCATCCCTACAGTTCAACTGGATGAGGATGGATTCGAATCGATTGAAGGGCTATTTGGTAGCCAGGCCTATGCC gaagaagcggCTACCGTGGTGGAGTACAGCTATatcgaggaggaagaggaagaaggagAGAGCATGGAGTTGACCCGCA TAGCCGAAAATGAAGATGATATGGACGACTACGATATTCCCGAGGTCCAGCGTGCGTCTTGTGCTCATTCCGTC CCGCTCCAGCACCTGTGCGACGACCGGTCGTACACAGGTCCTCGCCTATCATGGACGATCACGTTCCCTCTCCTCAACGATTCTCCCAATCTTCGCAATCCACACGAGCAAGGGCTCCGCTTAATTCCGCGACGGAGTCACAGTCTCATGCGGAGCTCGTCGCCTATTGCACCTGACCCCGAAccagaggaggaagaggaagaggaggaacccGAGCCACAGCCTGAACCGGAGAAGAGCAGGAGACGAACGATCTCAAGGAGGTCCACGCTCGGGAATGGTGATCATAGCGTGGACATGGAGTTGGACGAACCCACTCTGTCCGTGGTACAGGAGCAGGACGAGGAAATCGATGTTGATGTTGGATCGCCACCTCCCCCACCACCTCCCCTCCAAAG TCCAACCGCCGCCTCGTCTGTTAACAAGCCTGCTTCCAAGACTGCCCAACCACCAGCCCGCACTCTCACACCGACCCCGCCGCCACCTGCGAACGATGATATGGAGGAAGAAATTGCCAATGGCTTAGCACAGCTGGATGCCGgaggacgaagaggacgagCCAGAACCCGAGCCTCCCGCCAAATCCGGCGCAAAAGCCAAGGGCAGGCcaaagggcaagggcaacgcCAAAGAAAAGAGGCCgagatgaggaagaggacGGCCAAAAATCACCCAAGAAGCCTAGAGCAGGAAAGGGCAAGGAGAATGCGAATGCGAGGGAAACCACTGTTGAGCCTGTGGGTCGGAGGAAAAAGCGCGATTTCAGTG ATTTTCTCCCTGGAGTGGTGGCGCGGTGAAAAGTTCGTCTACGGGCGCTCTCCAGATccagaagaaggcccactACTCGTTCCCCTCATCCGCGCCATTGAACGACCTCCCAAACCCCGCAGCCGCACTATCCAAAAAGGTACCCAAGAAAGGCGGAAGGAAGACCAAGGTaaaaaagaagaggaagaccAGGAGCTGGGAGAGGTGGGCGTCTTTGGTGCGCCAAGGACGCAAGAGGATGGGCTGGACGAAGAAACCGAGGAGCTCGGGGTTGTCATGGACTATGCGACCGGGAGGGAAGTTGAACGAC GAATCGCATTCCCGGTGCTCGA CTTCCAGAAGATTTTTGGAGATTCGGATTACTTTGCTGCTG GCAACGTATACACCATCGCCAATATATCACAACGCGATGCCTACATCTTCTTTGCCCAGTCACGCAAGGTGCTCGATGATTCGGAGGAGCCGCCGCCACTCCCGCGTGAGAAAGAGAGCTTGCCGACCAAGGCAAAGGCAAAAGTCGTGGCGAAGAAGTAA
- a CDS encoding polygalacturonase, translating into MHHHKYQGFHRPSRQDLCTQPAREYSVNLQGDIKFEVANWGGPLFQITGKGITFNGNGHTFDGQGPSYWDGQGGNGGATKPHPMMKIKMSGTYTNVKVLNSPAHTYSISNPAKLVMSKLTIDNSAGDQPNNKSGGKAAGHNTDGFDASTTDLTIEDSKIYNQDDCIAINKGSNIIFQRNYCSGGHGISIGSISSDATVKGIKILDNQIVNNDQALRIKTKKDATNAAVSDITYSGNTGTGLRRFGIIIDQGYPTTLGSPGNGVSMSGINFTGSNNKIAVIDKAQRVAVNCGSKCSGTWDWSKLSVTGGKAADSKFRYSGIKGGSF; encoded by the exons ATGCACCACCATAAATATCAAGGGTTTCACCGTCCCAGCCGGCAAGACCTTTGCACTCAGCCTGCTCGAGAATACTCAGTCAATCTACAAGGTGATATCAAGTTTGAGGTAGCCAATTGGGGGGGCCCACTCTTCCAAATTACCGGAAAGGGTATTACTT TCAACGGCAACGGGCACACCTTTGATGGACAAGGGCCCTCGTACTGGGATGGCCAAGGTGGGAACGGAGGGGCCACTAAACCCCACCCGATGATGAAGATTAAGATGTCGGGGACCTACACAAATGTCAAGGTGCTCAACTCTCCCGCCCATACCTATAGTATCTCGAATCCCGCCAAACTAGTTATGTCGAAACTTACGATTGATAACT CTGCCGGGGATCAACCAAATAACAAGTCGGGCGGCAAAGCTGCCGGCCACAACAC GGATGGATTCGATGCCTCGACTACCGATTTGACTATCGAGGATAGCAAGATTTACAATCAAGACGATTGTATTGCTATTAACAAAGGTTCGAATATAATATTTCAACGCAACTATTGCAGTGGTGGCCATGGGATATCCATTGGTTCGATCTCCTCGGACGCAACGGTTAAAGGAATTAAAATTCTCGACAACCAAATTGTGAACAACGATCAAGCCCTGCGCATCAAGACCAAGAAGGATGCCACAAACGCAGCAGTTTCCGATATCACATATTCTGGTAATACTGGAACAGGGTTGAGGAGATTTGGAATAATCATCGATCAAGGTTATCCTACGACTTTGGGGTCCCCAGGAAATGGCGTGTCGATGTCC GGCATTAATTTCACCGGAAGTAACAATAAGATTGCTGTCATCGATAAAGCCCAACGGGTCGCCGTTAACTGCGGATCCAAGTGCTCCG GCACCTGGGACTGGTCAAAACTGAGTGTTACTGGAGGAAAGGCCGCCGATTCCAAGTTTAGGTACTCCGGAATTAAGGGCGGAAGTTTCTAA